A stretch of DNA from Candidatus Gorgyraea atricola:
AAAACCCCGGCGAAATCTTATGGACTGAAAAAACCCCTAACTTCGTCCGAATAACCTTTGTATGCACTGTTGAAGCCAATGTAACCATCTGTGGAATCTGCTCAATCATGCCATAAAGGTGCAACGCGCTCACAAAAGAAACATACGCCCGATGCCTTGGAAAAAGATACGGCACCACTGTGTAAGGACTTAAGCCATTTGTGCCAAGCTCTGCCCAGACACCTTTATATATCTTAATCACGATGCCCTGCCTTTTAAGGACATTAAGCGCATGGGTAGTGTTTGATAAAGACTTACCTGAAATAGCCGCGAGCTCATGCGTCGTAAACGCGGGCCTATTTAACTTTTTAATAAATGTAAATATCGGCTGCCTGGTCATCTCCGACTCCCTAACTGTTCTATAAAACTTGAGCTGTAGGCCAGGTTTAAACCTGGCCTACTATAAAACTCGATACCTTCAGCTTTATCTCATCCCATGAAGATGATGAATCATATACAGCCTGATCTTCTGGTGCTAGATAAGAGAGTACTGTATCCCTGAATTGCTCAAATCCCACGCTAAACACATTCTCCTGCGCCTTCTGAGATTGCTTCGGGCGCTGCGCGCCCTCGCAATGACATTGAGAACTCAAAACATATAAATCAAATATATCCCGCGCCTGGGTCGTTGAGCGGCCTAGCAAAGCGCCTATCTTCTGCATTATCGCTGATTCAATATCATAGTGCGAGACAAGTAAAGGCGCTATCTTATACGGCCGCAAAACACTATTCAGTAGAGGCTCAACTACCGCAGTGCCCTTAAAGCCCCTGCGAGAAAATTCAATCTTAGTGAAAAGGTCTTCTCCTGCGAATGTTACCAGATGCACCTTGAACCGCTGCGTAGTCTGGGTCTGCTTTGCCTTAATCATGTCCGGCACTACTACCTTTGCCACGCCAAAGGTCTTAAAAATCTCATGGAATGAAACATTAGACAATATCTTCATGACTATGTCCTTGAGAACCTCGACCTCTATTCCTTTAACATCTATATCCATATCCTCTGAATAACGAAAACTATTATAGAAAAAGCGCAGGTTTGAACCACCCTTAAGCGCATACAGCTCAGGCTTTACCTTCCTGACAAACCACCTCAAGAACTCAATGTGAAATAACTCTCTTAATTGCAATTGGTTATATATTGTCTTTTCCATTTCAGTTATGTCCTTTAGTTGAGCTTTAGCTCAATTAAACTACATAATAAGTATACCTGTTAGAAAGTTGCTTGTCAACTCCTTGTTTTGGGGATTAGGGTTTTGGTTATTAGGTAATTGGGGGATTGGGGACAATGTCCCCAATCCCCCAGTCCCCAATCCCCTTACTATAGTAGACACACCAGAAGGCCAAATTCTTTCAACTTTTTTCATCATCCCTAATTTCCTAATCATCTGATCCTCTTCTCCCCTTGTCATTGCGAGGGTACGAAGTGCCCGAAGCAATCTCTTATTCCCTATTATACTTCAGCTTAACTTCACCTAACTTCGCATTCTTACTGCTATCCGCAGTCATGGTGAATTTCAGGGTCATATAGTCGCCATCTGTATAGGTTAGGTTCAGATCAGTGCCTGGCACTGAATAGGCATTCCAACCATTGGCAGTCCTCTTAGTATCAGTATCATCCAGTGTATCAGCAGTGTCGTATACTGCAAGCGTCACGCCACTATTACCTGGCGTGGCATCGATGTTCGTGTAATATGTAACCGCTGCCGTAGCATCCCACGTGCCAAAGTCTTCTGGCATCAGAACCCTCACATATACGTCATAGGACTGATTCGAGGCATTTCCAGCCCAGTTGTAGTAGTTGTGGAAGTTAGAGGCTGTAGAATCAAAGCTAGAGGTCATTATGCCGTTTCCTGTGCCGCTCAGGACTGCTGTGGGGAACTCTGGGGTCAGGTCTATGGTGTTTACGGTCTGGCTA
This window harbors:
- a CDS encoding nucleotidyl transferase AbiEii/AbiGii toxin family protein is translated as MEKTIYNQLQLRELFHIEFLRWFVRKVKPELYALKGGSNLRFFYNSFRYSEDMDIDVKGIEVEVLKDIVMKILSNVSFHEIFKTFGVAKVVVPDMIKAKQTQTTQRFKVHLVTFAGEDLFTKIEFSRRGFKGTAVVEPLLNSVLRPYKIAPLLVSHYDIESAIMQKIGALLGRSTTQARDIFDLYVLSSQCHCEGAQRPKQSQKAQENVFSVGFEQFRDTVLSYLAPEDQAVYDSSSSWDEIKLKVSSFIVGQV